One window of the Eucalyptus grandis isolate ANBG69807.140 chromosome 6, ASM1654582v1, whole genome shotgun sequence genome contains the following:
- the LOC104450506 gene encoding small glutamine-rich tetratricopeptide repeat-containing protein → MGGRLKTDDPTSRRIVRAFLDFLSSVEPTPGVNVEGLEVAKECLTEAFKVDLSSSDDDQIRPDLLVEMFKSLHSSEHQHSNSYLQSGRIPENVPRSSIAQTSSGPNILKSSASKDGLQEGEHHVLTESSKDELFGQFFAALEKVHFFKCTPDGNDDMGQLDKVTRLFHNAINEMEGSRCQQYNKTSLAETLKSQGNKAMQSKLYADAIELYTCAIALRENNAVYYSNRAAGYTQIGKYDDAIKDCHKSLEIDPNYSKAYSRLGTAYFALGKYADSIDKGFKKVLQLDPNNEFVKENIRVAEQKLEELRWRERNQRDASSSNHTREESSSQSTSGSRSHPTPPPFTSFPFDPSTIPANFANMFMNMAGNESNSQSSSGSESRAAPPPFGSFPLDPNAIPVNLSNMFSNWGSTAYQGQEQHSQGEGSGDPELTGPEIRIGGNINLNVGENMPEDISGALRSVMEMFTGTASRENAQDGADGRSAPS, encoded by the exons ATGGGCGGTAGATTGAAGACCGACGATCCCACCTCCCGCCGCATCGTCCGAGCTTTCCTCGACTTCCTCTCCTCTG TTGAGCCCACGCCCGGAGTCAATGTTGAAGGTCTTGAAGTGGCCAAAGAATGCCTAACGGAGGCCTTTAAGGTGGATTTGTCTTCTAGTGATGACGACCAAATTAGACCTGATTTGCTAGTTGAAATGTTCAAATCTCTTCATTCGAGTGAGCATCAACACAGCAACTCGTATCTTCAAAGTGGAAGAATTCCTGAGAATGTTCCTCGCTCGTCCATTGCTCAAACTTCTAGTGGACCAAATATACTAAAATCATCGGCATCTAAG GATGGGCTTCAAGAAGGAGAACATCATGTTTTGACAGAATCATCTAAAGATGAGCTCTTTGGGCAATTCTTTGCTGCACTCGAGAAAGTTCATTTTTTCAAGTGTACTCCTGATGGGAACGATGACATGGGCCAACTAGACAAAGTGACTCGCCTATTTCACAATGCTATAAAT GAGATGGAAGGATCTAGATGCCAGCAATACAACAAAACGAGTTTGGCAGAGACCTTGAAATCACAAG gCAACAAGGCCATGCAGTCAAAGCTATATGCTGATGCAATTGAGTTGTACACTTGTGCCATTGCACTTCGTGAAAATAATGCTGTCTATTACAGTAACAG GGCGGCTGGTTATACTCAGATTGGCAAGTACGATGATGCAATCAAAGACTGTCATAAATCTCTAGAGATTGACCCAAATTATTCAAAGGCATATAGCCGTTTGGGTACAGCATATTTTGCTCTGGGGAAGTATGCTGACTCTATTGATAAAGGTTTTAAGAAAG TGTTGCAACTCGATCCAAACAATGAATTTGTCAAAGAGAATATTCGG GTTGCCGAGCAGAAATTGGAAGAATTGCGGTGGAGAGAACGTAACCAG CGGGATGCTAGTTCGTCTAACCATACTAGAGAAGAATCTAGTAGCCAATCTACGAGTGGATCGAGAAGCCATCCTACTCCACCGCCTTTTACATCCTTTCCTTTTGATCCTAGCACTATTCCTGCAAATTTTGCTAACATGTTCATGAATATGGCTGGGAATGAATCTAACAGCCAATCTTCCAGTGGATCAGAAAGTCGGGCTGCTCCACCTCCATTTGGTTCTTTCCCGCTTGACCCTAATGCCATTCCTGTGAACTTGTCTAACATGTTCTCAAACTGGGGTTCAACTGCATACCAAGGACAAGAACAACATTCCCAAGGAGAAGGGAGTGGTGACCCTGAACTTACCGGGCCTGAGATAAGAATTGGTGGGAACATCAATCTGAATGTGGGTGAAAACATGCCTGAGGATATATCAGGGGCATTGAGAAGTGTTATGGAGATGTTCACAGGCACAGCTTCCCGTGAAAACGCACAAGATGGAGCTGATGGAAGATCTGCTCCTAGCTGA
- the LOC104452190 gene encoding photosystem II 22 kDa protein, chloroplastic — protein sequence MAQTMMLMPSVSGHSVDLRTPDRLLQFQIQRLRPTSSSFSRSLLYNPLPSPAASSHRSSPVFALFKSKTKAPPKKVVKEKPKVEDGVFGTSGGIGFTKENELFVGRVAMIGFAASLLGEAITGKGILAQLNLETGVPIYEAEPLLLFFILFTLLGAIGALGDRGRFVDDSAGIEGAVIPPGKGFLSALGLKEGGPLFGFTKANELFVGRLAQLGFAFSLIGEIITGKGALAQLNIETGVPISEIEPLVLFNVLFFFIAALNPGTGKFLTDEDLED from the exons ATGGCACAAACCATGATGCTCATGCCAAGTGTCTCCGGACACTCGGTGGACTTGAGGACGCCCGATCGTCTGCTCCAGTTCCAGATCCAAAGACTGAGGCCTACCTCATCTTCTTTCTCGCGGAGCCTCCTGTACAACCCGCTTCCTTCGCCTGCGGCTTCTTCTCATCGCTCCTCTCCAGTTTTCGCTCTCTTCAAGTCCAAGACCAAGGCCCCTCCTAAGaag GTGGTGAAGGAGAAGCCGAAGGTGGAAGATGGCGTTTTCGGGACGTCTGGCGGGATTGGTTTCACCAAAGAGAACGAGCTCTTCGTGGGTCGTGTCGCTATGATTGGCTTTGCT GCATCCTTGCTAGGTGAGGCAATTACAGGGAAAGGAATTCTTGCACAGTTGAACTTAGAGACTGGTGTCCCCATTTATGAGGCTGAGCCTCTCCTGCttttcttcatcctcttcacatTGCTTGGAGCCATTGGAGCTCTCGGAGACCGTGGACGGTTCGTTGACGACTCGGCTGGGATCGAGGGGGCCGTGATCCCTCCCGGAAAAGGTTTCCTCTCGGCACTAGGTCTTAAGGAAGGAG GTCCATTGTTCGGGTTCACAAAGGCGAATGAGCTCTTTGTCGGAAGATTGGCTCAGCTCGGGTTCGCCTTCTCTTTGATCGGCGAAATCATCACTGGAAAGGGAGCTCTAGCTCAGCTAAACATCGAGACTGGAGTGCCCATCAGTGAAATCGAGCCCCTCGTGCTGTTCAatgtcctcttcttcttcatcgctGCGCTGAACCCTGGAACGGGCAAATTCCTGACCGACGAGGATTTAGAAGATTAA
- the LOC104430790 gene encoding F-box protein PP2-B10-like has protein sequence MAVAEAKGRDGPDFSVLPEGCIATVVSFTSPPDACRLASVSSIFKSACDSDAVWASFLPPDWRPMVSRSASSLKELYFSLCDDPVLVGDGKMSFSLDRHNGKKCIILSARALSITGNDRLIMRSERALSITRDDTQSYWSWNHMPNSRFREVAELIKVSWLEIRGTISSRMLSPRTLYAAYLVFKFTHKRNGFQMRAFEVGAGFAGYEVGKRSVYLSRTKRSSLWYGINRPPVYIPLESDEGDDSYPKERRDGWLEIELGEFLTEDGQDGEVEMSVVDAKGNRCLVALVVEGIEIRPKDGK, from the exons ATGGCGGTGGCCGAAGCAAAGGGTCGAGACGGTCCAGACTTCTCTGTGCTGCCCGAAGGGTGCATCGCCACCGTCGTCTCCTTCACGAGCCCCCCCGACGCGTGCAGGCTCGCGTCCGTCTCGTCCATTTTCAAGTCAGCGTGCGATTCCGACGCGGTCTGGGCGTCGTTCTTGCCGCCGGACTGGCGCCCGATGGTCTCACGGAGCGCTTCATCGCTGAAGGAGCTCTACTTCAGCCTCTGCGACGACCCAGTTCTGGTCGGCGATGGCAAAATG AGCTTTTCGCTGGACAGACACAATGGGAAGAAATGTATTATTCTATCTGCGAGGGCCCTCTCTATAACCGGGAATGATAGACTTATCATGCGATCTGAGAGAGCCCTGTCTATAACAAGGGATGATACTCAGAGTTACTGGTCTTGGAATCACATGCCCAACTCCAG GTTTAGAGAAGTTGCTGAACTCATCAAAGTATCATGGCTCGAAATCAGAGGCACGATTAGTTCTCGCATGCTGTCGCCCAGAACCCTTTATGCAGCGTATTTAGTATTCAAATTTACCCACAAGCGTAATGGATTTCAAATGCGGGCTTTCGAGGTTGGAGCTGGATTTGCTGGTTATGAAGTGGGTAAACGCTCTGTATATTTATCCAGAACGAAGAGATCGAGTCTGTGGTATGGGATCAACCGCCCTCCTGTCTATATTCCACTAGAATCTGATGAGGGGGATGATAGTTATCCTAAAGAGAGACGAGATGGGTGGTTAGAGATAGAGTTAGGTGAGTTCTTGACGGAGGATGGACAAGATGGGGAGGTTGAAATGAGTGTTGTGGATGCGAAGGGTAATAGATGTTTGGTTGCGCTGGTTGTGGAAGGGATCGAAATTAGGCCCAAAGACGGGAAATAA